One genomic segment of Peribacillus sp. FSL H8-0477 includes these proteins:
- a CDS encoding beta-mannanase — MNWNEAEPSQWVNDVSVRNINHIHILTWQWPRNIQYVYIAKVIEQEADIERSERPLKLYTREEYKANAGYQDSMSSIGKIVYKVYPAIRKEGQMIILDQQNQLNEVSAKTQKGRIFYSITYKNNWFSQQKTVRIKVRTEISLPKETLSYVKKTGSSPLNIEDGSVYSFVHDFNQGLTLLPDIQINKQDYIGLFFTNGKKDGEHYELIPE, encoded by the coding sequence ATGAACTGGAATGAAGCTGAACCTAGTCAATGGGTTAATGATGTCAGTGTACGGAATATTAATCATATCCATATCCTAACTTGGCAATGGCCGAGAAATATTCAGTATGTATACATCGCTAAGGTAATTGAACAGGAAGCAGATATAGAAAGAAGCGAGAGACCGCTTAAGTTATATACAAGAGAAGAGTATAAAGCAAATGCAGGATATCAGGACTCCATGTCATCCATTGGGAAGATTGTATATAAGGTATATCCGGCAATTCGAAAAGAAGGACAAATGATTATTCTAGATCAGCAAAATCAGCTCAACGAAGTAAGTGCAAAAACACAAAAGGGAAGGATCTTTTATTCCATCACCTATAAAAACAACTGGTTTTCTCAACAAAAAACCGTTCGAATAAAGGTTAGGACGGAAATTTCATTGCCAAAAGAAACGCTCAGCTATGTAAAGAAGACTGGGAGCAGTCCGCTGAACATAGAAGATGGCTCAGTTTATTCTTTTGTTCATGATTTTAATCAAGGTCTTACCTTGCTTCCTGATATTCAAATTAATAAGCAGGACTACATCGGCCTCTTCTTTACTAATGGAAAAAAAGACGGTGAGCACTATGAGTTAATACCAGAATAG
- a CDS encoding TRAFAC clade GTPase domain-containing protein translates to MLSIFKNLFKKEEAIRPAFYNIVCPYCFEKYSPELVVFRAQHYREEDEEYALQEDETLNKYRAKFGMDAAPEMEAILNPEYAHEDDKIYVDGVLVGMTDAHGELTKKRLCPSCHNVLPINAGKVPSNIISIVGASSVGKSVYMTSLIHTLQNTTAHHFDAACMPLNGEVSRKFKEKYEDPIFEYGRMLQSTRLELQEPFIFQLVFKNEDKAPLTLVFFDVPGEGMVDQDYLSIFASHIKNSSGILFLVDPLQIKTIRDRMLIGLDEKGDLSDRYAEPREVILNLYENFIGHQDRGKTDIPTAVILTKSDLLKSLAEEDGEYIQPNSNIFQNYVHREALNLLEFENIDGEIRRLIEKIDRPFKDALDVYFNQTAYFAVSALGANPINKEINGVVNPVRVDEPVIWLLNQLGYIDGKEY, encoded by the coding sequence ATGCTAAGCATATTTAAAAATTTGTTTAAAAAAGAAGAAGCCATCAGGCCGGCATTTTATAATATTGTCTGTCCATATTGCTTTGAAAAATACTCCCCAGAACTTGTTGTATTTCGTGCGCAGCATTACCGAGAAGAGGACGAAGAATATGCGCTTCAAGAAGATGAAACTTTAAATAAGTATAGAGCAAAATTTGGAATGGATGCTGCACCTGAGATGGAGGCCATTTTAAATCCGGAATATGCACATGAGGACGATAAAATTTATGTAGACGGAGTGTTAGTGGGGATGACTGATGCTCATGGAGAGTTAACGAAAAAACGATTATGTCCATCCTGTCATAATGTCCTTCCTATTAACGCCGGAAAAGTACCCAGTAATATTATTTCAATTGTTGGGGCTTCCTCAGTGGGGAAATCAGTGTATATGACCTCTTTAATTCATACTCTGCAAAATACTACCGCACATCATTTCGATGCTGCATGCATGCCGTTAAATGGAGAAGTCAGCCGTAAATTCAAGGAAAAATATGAAGATCCGATATTTGAATATGGCAGAATGCTTCAATCTACACGCTTAGAGCTCCAAGAACCATTTATTTTTCAGTTGGTTTTTAAGAACGAAGATAAGGCACCGCTTACGCTTGTGTTTTTTGATGTTCCTGGAGAAGGAATGGTCGATCAAGATTATCTATCTATATTTGCCTCTCATATTAAGAACTCATCAGGTATTCTCTTTTTAGTCGATCCGCTTCAAATCAAGACTATACGGGACCGTATGCTGATAGGCCTTGACGAAAAGGGTGATCTTTCTGACCGGTATGCAGAGCCGAGGGAGGTAATCTTAAACTTATATGAGAATTTCATCGGACATCAAGACAGAGGGAAAACAGATATTCCAACTGCGGTCATATTGACGAAAAGCGATTTACTGAAGTCTTTAGCAGAGGAAGATGGGGAATACATTCAGCCGAATAGTAATATCTTTCAAAACTATGTCCATAGAGAGGCTCTTAATTTACTAGAGTTCGAGAATATTGATGGAGAAATAAGACGCTTGATTGAAAAAATTGACCGGCCGTTCAAAGATGCCCTTGATGTTTACTTTAATCAGACAGCTTACTTTGCTGTATCGGCTCTGGGCGCAAATCCGATCAATAAAGAGATTAATGGAGTCGTCAATCCTGTTCGAGTCGATGAACCCGTTATCTGGCTATTGAATCAGCTAGGCTACATTGACGGAAAGGAATATTAA
- a CDS encoding GAP1-N2 domain-containing protein produces MTKIQQQIYTREREGIFSSSPGYSTIAASPGLDKSYIKQTLQPLCAYYPPQSLTNAGIREEERYPKANLITFTEMGELVIGQSVYKESDYTGERETFFSHNYIVPKDRVREYLTSADKLFGELPFRMNYDVSHGKVLNEIDALPVMKPSVQPLNQLLIELGISGKQFKQVIYAVLMSMTTKKKVYISLPGDITKATHGSYQLSYYLFQCLPFEMRKAFSVLTYHAEPQSKKHIGLMFVEKGSIRPQDSTIQRDFVFDFDQSFFLNISDEADQEPFIQFVSKLVQERSRDLDHFYAYAETNLLDIPKPSLTLYNELSRLYLLKMGEYRETEEKKLVVFKSFRSFLTGENYQDKPELCEQLHAMIDLESKSLTPSNLPEKELISEMIYFYSIFSKENRNPYISFFYRVLYYGSKDLSYIGFLYSQLKAYPGLFKGVNQLVFSKNHLISIVFEPYIKNHFSRITSLDLLMNEIVYWHEHTPESFENYRFQKAASKGILSLFPNEKNQLQAYRNVKKLLYAEQGYVRSEDVEVYKKEIIEELSLLLIRELDLNLVSPNDLNQLTVITNRIPKVLQLGEVKWKIRVIQQAQDILQKGYPRESDRLAHQPYFTQLQMMLLKGISDKRIVQLTELTAFCFLNKDQNQTNLYRYDEMLAYVHKNSGGLEGVRQFLFVFSRLDEGLVEEDPEYKRSVQRYLHSHAKDIFENKRTLKRWQDNSQLKSFLDRVKYERMSGFRKFMHTNKKMLLSGVMLIVLTCGALTVFTMYKMNEAEKDKKVSEEAAAFSPLLFIKGIKAGENQSIELQAYDKETTKIEKSSQQITISYLGYIYTLETKQVTVDKEKEIITFQRMDSSHSADMEKLVEISEKEKGQVE; encoded by the coding sequence ATGACTAAAATTCAGCAGCAGATTTATACGAGGGAGCGCGAGGGGATTTTTTCTTCCTCACCGGGTTACTCTACTATCGCAGCCTCACCTGGATTAGATAAGTCTTACATTAAACAAACGCTTCAGCCGCTGTGCGCTTATTATCCGCCGCAGTCTTTGACAAATGCAGGTATCAGAGAAGAAGAGCGCTATCCAAAAGCCAATTTAATCACCTTCACTGAAATGGGTGAATTAGTAATCGGCCAAAGTGTATACAAAGAATCTGATTATACGGGTGAAAGAGAAACATTTTTCAGTCATAACTATATTGTTCCAAAGGATAGAGTAAGAGAATACCTAACTTCAGCCGATAAGCTGTTTGGAGAACTTCCATTTCGAATGAATTATGATGTGTCACATGGAAAGGTTCTAAATGAAATAGATGCTCTGCCGGTTATGAAACCATCGGTACAACCATTGAATCAGCTTCTAATTGAGCTTGGAATAAGCGGGAAACAATTTAAACAAGTGATATATGCGGTTTTAATGTCAATGACTACGAAGAAAAAAGTGTATATTTCACTACCTGGTGATATCACCAAGGCGACACATGGTTCCTATCAATTAAGTTATTATCTCTTTCAATGTTTGCCTTTTGAAATGCGAAAAGCGTTCAGCGTGCTTACCTATCATGCAGAGCCGCAAAGTAAAAAACATATAGGCTTAATGTTTGTAGAAAAAGGAAGTATACGTCCGCAAGACAGCACAATCCAAAGGGATTTTGTCTTTGATTTTGACCAATCTTTTTTTCTGAATATCAGTGATGAGGCAGATCAGGAGCCTTTCATTCAATTTGTCAGCAAACTAGTCCAAGAGCGTTCGAGAGATTTGGACCATTTTTACGCCTATGCAGAAACCAATTTGCTTGATATCCCTAAACCTTCGCTTACACTCTACAATGAACTAAGCAGGTTATATCTGTTGAAAATGGGTGAATATCGCGAAACTGAAGAAAAAAAATTAGTCGTATTTAAGAGCTTTCGTTCGTTCTTAACGGGTGAAAATTATCAGGATAAGCCTGAACTTTGTGAACAACTCCATGCGATGATTGATCTAGAAAGTAAAAGTCTTACACCAAGTAATTTGCCTGAAAAAGAACTGATTAGCGAGATGATTTACTTTTATTCGATTTTTTCCAAGGAAAATCGAAATCCATATATTTCGTTTTTTTATAGGGTCCTTTATTATGGCAGCAAAGATTTGTCCTATATAGGTTTTCTTTATAGTCAGTTAAAAGCCTATCCGGGATTATTTAAAGGGGTAAACCAATTAGTCTTTAGTAAAAATCATTTAATCTCGATTGTATTTGAGCCATATATTAAAAACCATTTTAGTCGGATTACTTCACTGGATTTACTTATGAATGAAATCGTGTATTGGCATGAGCATACTCCTGAATCCTTTGAAAATTACCGCTTTCAAAAAGCTGCCAGTAAAGGAATACTCAGTTTGTTTCCAAATGAAAAAAATCAGCTTCAAGCTTATCGTAATGTGAAGAAGCTGCTTTATGCGGAACAAGGATATGTGCGTTCTGAGGACGTTGAAGTCTATAAGAAAGAAATAATTGAAGAATTATCCCTTTTGTTAATAAGAGAATTGGATTTAAACTTGGTAAGTCCGAACGATTTAAACCAACTTACAGTGATCACAAATCGGATTCCGAAAGTGCTTCAGTTAGGTGAAGTGAAGTGGAAAATAAGGGTGATTCAACAGGCTCAAGATATACTGCAAAAAGGGTACCCAAGGGAATCTGATCGACTTGCTCATCAGCCATACTTTACTCAATTGCAGATGATGCTTTTGAAAGGAATATCTGATAAACGAATCGTTCAGTTGACAGAGTTGACGGCTTTTTGCTTCCTGAATAAGGATCAAAACCAAACGAATCTTTACCGATATGATGAGATGTTGGCATATGTTCATAAAAATAGCGGTGGACTCGAGGGAGTCAGACAGTTTTTATTTGTTTTTTCAAGACTTGATGAGGGGCTTGTGGAAGAAGATCCGGAGTATAAACGTTCTGTTCAACGATATCTGCATAGTCATGCTAAAGATATTTTTGAAAACAAACGAACGCTGAAAAGATGGCAGGACAATTCTCAACTGAAAAGCTTTTTGGACCGGGTTAAATATGAGCGGATGTCAGGCTTTAGAAAGTTTATGCATACGAATAAAAAAATGCTTCTTTCTGGTGTAATGCTAATTGTCTTAACCTGTGGTGCTCTAACTGTGTTTACGATGTATAAAATGAATGAAGCGGAGAAAGACAAAAAAGTAAGTGAAGAGGCTGCTGCTTTTTCTCCACTCCTGTTTATTAAGGGAATCAAAGCCGGTGAAAATCAATCAATCGAGTTACAGGCATATGATAAAGAAACAACAAAAATAGAAAAGTCTAGTCAACAGATTACGATAAGTTATCTTGGTTATATTTATACGTTAGAAACTAAACAGGTAACAGTTGATAAAGAAAAAGAAATCATCACTTTTCAAAGAATGGACAGCAGCCATTCAGCAGATATGGAGAAGCTGGTAGAAATCAGTGAAAAAGAGAAAGGGCAAGTAGAATAA
- a CDS encoding DUF1206 domain-containing protein, protein MNSAELKGNLTQKAKNTKHDLKPWMKIFARIGFMTKGFVFILVGILSLLAAAGIGGKAKGTNGAIEAVAAKPFGEALLWVIAVGLLGYIIWLFIKIFEVKSLKKNEMKGWTTKAGDIISCVIYIGIAYKAFSFAIHAGSTGDSKQTWTAMILATDAGPWLIGLIGLGIIANGIFQIYSGWKEKFMSQFKVTEMSDKEIEAAKKSGKIGFIARGLIFGFLGFFVTRMAITSDPDNPKGLDEALQKLLQQDYGSYMLGIVSIGLAFYGMYEILKGKNKYLDL, encoded by the coding sequence ATGAATAGTGCTGAACTAAAGGGAAATCTGACTCAAAAAGCAAAGAACACAAAACATGATCTAAAACCATGGATGAAGATTTTTGCCAGAATTGGTTTTATGACAAAAGGATTTGTGTTTATTTTAGTAGGAATCCTGTCGCTGCTGGCCGCTGCTGGGATTGGTGGAAAAGCGAAAGGGACTAACGGCGCTATTGAAGCTGTAGCAGCAAAACCTTTTGGTGAAGCCTTGTTATGGGTAATTGCTGTAGGATTATTGGGTTATATTATCTGGCTGTTCATTAAAATATTTGAAGTAAAATCATTGAAAAAAAATGAGATGAAGGGCTGGACGACGAAAGCAGGAGATATCATTTCTTGTGTCATTTATATTGGTATAGCCTATAAAGCCTTTTCTTTTGCTATTCATGCCGGAAGTACAGGTGACAGTAAACAAACATGGACAGCAATGATATTAGCAACTGACGCTGGTCCATGGCTTATTGGTTTGATTGGTCTGGGAATTATTGCAAATGGAATTTTTCAAATTTATTCAGGTTGGAAAGAGAAGTTTATGTCACAATTTAAAGTGACTGAAATGAGCGATAAGGAAATTGAGGCGGCTAAGAAATCAGGGAAAATCGGATTCATAGCACGAGGGTTGATTTTTGGTTTCCTTGGATTTTTTGTCACTCGAATGGCGATTACTTCTGATCCAGATAATCCAAAAGGATTGGATGAAGCTTTGCAAAAGCTGCTTCAGCAGGATTACGGGTCATATATGCTTGGCATCGTTTCAATCGGATTAGCGTTTTATGGAATGTATGAGATACTGAAGGGAAAAAATAAATACTTGGATCTTTAA
- a CDS encoding VOC family protein, whose amino-acid sequence MKYQNHPYTYVGNVHLLVKDLHRSMTFYKEVIGFTILEQTEKKAALSADGKTVLLTIEQPEVIIEKQPRTTGLYHFALLLPTRADLGNVLLHLLQSGYPLQGASNHGVSEAIYLGDPDGNGIEIYADTPEEEWIWQDNHVQMITESMDAEGVLASRISDTWNGLPVGTVMGHIHLHVSDLVKAEEFYINVLGFDVVLRYGAQALFISTGNYHHHIGLNTWAGVGAPAPTKNSLGLKTFTLHYPDSETLQTAVAKLKEMDAYLTEDNGAYITQDPSGNVIRLYV is encoded by the coding sequence ATGAAATATCAAAATCATCCATATACTTATGTAGGGAATGTTCATTTACTGGTTAAGGATTTACATCGCAGCATGACTTTTTATAAAGAAGTGATCGGATTTACCATTCTTGAACAAACAGAAAAAAAGGCCGCGTTATCGGCCGATGGTAAAACCGTATTACTAACAATAGAACAGCCGGAAGTAATCATTGAAAAACAACCTCGGACAACTGGCTTGTATCATTTTGCACTCTTGCTGCCGACGCGGGCAGACTTAGGGAATGTTCTGCTGCATCTTCTCCAATCGGGGTATCCTCTTCAAGGCGCATCTAATCACGGTGTGAGTGAAGCTATCTATTTAGGGGACCCAGATGGGAACGGCATAGAGATTTATGCAGATACTCCAGAAGAAGAGTGGATATGGCAGGATAACCATGTGCAGATGATTACTGAATCGATGGACGCAGAGGGTGTACTTGCCAGCCGGATAAGCGATACTTGGAATGGCTTACCTGTGGGAACGGTCATGGGACATATCCATTTGCATGTTTCAGATTTAGTGAAAGCAGAGGAATTTTACATCAACGTCCTTGGTTTTGATGTGGTGTTAAGATACGGAGCGCAAGCGTTGTTTATTTCAACAGGGAACTACCATCATCATATAGGTTTGAATACCTGGGCAGGCGTAGGAGCTCCTGCACCAACGAAAAACAGCTTGGGTTTAAAAACCTTTACCCTGCATTATCCTGATAGTGAAACACTGCAAACAGCTGTTGCTAAATTAAAAGAAATGGATGCCTATCTAACAGAAGACAATGGGGCGTACATCACACAAGACCCTTCAGGAAATGTAATACGATTATATGTATAA
- a CDS encoding QueT transporter family protein: protein MNSKTLVINGILAALYIAVSMLIQPFGFTNIQFRVSEMFNHLIVFNKKYIFGILLGVFLTNLLFSPMKAYDLIFGVGQSLIALTITIICCRFIQTIWKRMLVNILAFTVTMFIIALELNLAFGLPIMWTWLTTAIGEFAVMAIGAPLILAIHRRVNFEKLI, encoded by the coding sequence GGTATTTTGGCCGCTTTGTACATTGCTGTCTCAATGCTTATTCAGCCATTCGGTTTCACCAATATTCAATTCCGAGTCTCTGAAATGTTTAATCACCTAATCGTTTTTAACAAAAAATATATTTTTGGTATTTTATTAGGTGTCTTTTTAACCAATCTACTATTTTCGCCAATGAAAGCCTATGATTTAATCTTTGGAGTGGGCCAATCTTTAATTGCATTGACGATTACAATTATTTGCTGCCGCTTCATTCAAACCATCTGGAAACGGATGCTTGTCAATATCCTTGCGTTTACCGTAACGATGTTTATTATTGCGCTGGAGCTCAACCTTGCTTTTGGTCTGCCTATTATGTGGACTTGGCTGACTACTGCCATTGGTGAATTTGCTGTCATGGCAATTGGTGCACCTCTTATTCTAGCCATTCATAGACGAGTAAATTTTGAAAAACTTATTTAA